The Mycobacterium paragordonae genome includes a region encoding these proteins:
- a CDS encoding thiolase family protein, with protein MTNDVAIIGVGLHPFGRFDKTAMEMGAEAIQSALADAGVAWKDIQFGFGGSHEVSNPDAVTRLVGLTGITFTNVFNACATAASAIQQTADTIRLGKYDLGIAIGLDKHPRGAFTDDPAKLALPQWYAQNGQFVTTKFFGMKANKYLHDHNISQATLAKVAAKNFRNGAMNPNAFRRKAISEEEILNSAVLNYPLTQYMFCAPDEGAAAVIMCRADMAHKYTDKPVYVRACEIRTRRYGAYEVHATFAPLDGDASPTVYAAKAAYEAAGIGPEDVDVAQLQDTDAGNEVIHMAETGLCADGEQEKLVADGATEIHGSIPVNTDGGLIANGEPIGASGLRQMHELVRQLRGEAGERQVPGNPRVGLAQVYGAPGTASATILSL; from the coding sequence ATGACCAACGATGTCGCCATCATCGGTGTCGGCCTGCACCCGTTCGGAAGATTCGACAAGACCGCGATGGAGATGGGTGCCGAAGCGATCCAATCTGCCCTGGCCGATGCCGGGGTCGCGTGGAAGGACATCCAGTTCGGCTTCGGCGGCAGCCACGAGGTGTCGAATCCCGACGCGGTGACCCGGCTGGTCGGCCTGACCGGCATCACGTTCACCAATGTGTTCAACGCCTGCGCGACGGCGGCCAGCGCCATCCAGCAGACCGCTGACACTATTCGGCTGGGCAAGTACGACCTCGGGATCGCGATCGGTCTGGACAAGCACCCGCGTGGCGCGTTCACCGACGACCCGGCCAAATTGGCGCTGCCGCAGTGGTATGCGCAGAACGGGCAGTTCGTCACCACCAAGTTCTTCGGCATGAAGGCCAATAAGTATCTGCACGACCACAACATCTCTCAGGCGACACTCGCCAAGGTGGCTGCCAAGAACTTCCGCAACGGCGCGATGAACCCGAACGCGTTCCGCCGCAAGGCAATTTCGGAAGAAGAGATCCTCAACTCGGCGGTGCTCAACTACCCGCTGACGCAGTACATGTTCTGTGCACCCGACGAGGGGGCGGCGGCGGTGATCATGTGCCGGGCCGACATGGCGCACAAGTACACCGACAAGCCGGTGTATGTGCGCGCCTGCGAGATTCGCACTCGCCGCTACGGTGCCTACGAGGTGCACGCGACGTTCGCCCCGCTGGACGGCGACGCGTCGCCGACGGTGTACGCGGCCAAGGCCGCCTACGAGGCCGCGGGTATCGGGCCCGAGGACGTCGACGTGGCCCAGTTGCAGGACACCGACGCCGGCAACGAGGTGATCCACATGGCCGAGACGGGTCTGTGCGCCGACGGCGAACAGGAGAAGCTGGTGGCCGACGGTGCCACCGAGATTCACGGTTCGATTCCGGTCAACACCGACGGCGGTCTGATCGCCAACGGCGAGCCGATCGGCGCGTCCGGCTTGCGGCAGATGCACGAATTGGTGCGGCAGTTGCGCGGTGAGGCCGGCGAACGCCAGGTGCCGGGCAACCCGCGGGTGGGTCTGGCGCAGGTCTACGGCGCACCGGGCACCGCCTCGGCGACCATCCTGTCGCTCTAG
- a CDS encoding molybdenum cofactor biosynthesis protein MoaE, translating to MTVVLRAAVTDQPISLAEHEALVNHQSAGAVVGFVGMIRDHDGGRQVVRLEYSAHPSAPEVFAEVVAEVAGQAAGQAGGVRAVAASHRIGVLHIGEAALVAAVAADHRQSAFATCALLVDAIKERLPVWKHQFFDDGSEEWVGSA from the coding sequence ATGACGGTGGTCCTGCGCGCCGCAGTGACCGACCAGCCGATCTCCCTCGCCGAGCATGAGGCACTGGTGAATCATCAGTCCGCCGGGGCGGTGGTGGGCTTCGTGGGCATGATCCGCGACCACGACGGCGGCCGCCAGGTGGTGCGGCTCGAGTACTCCGCGCACCCGTCGGCCCCGGAGGTGTTCGCCGAGGTGGTGGCCGAGGTAGCCGGTCAAGCAGCCGGTCAAGCAGGCGGGGTGCGGGCCGTGGCCGCCAGCCACCGCATCGGCGTCCTACATATCGGCGAAGCGGCTCTGGTGGCCGCGGTGGCGGCCGATCATCGGCAGTCGGCGTTCGCGACCTGCGCGCTGCTGGTGGACGCGATCAAGGAGCGACTGCCGGTGTGGAAGCACCAGTTCTTCGACGACGGGTCCGAAGAGTGGGTGGGTTCGGCCTGA
- a CDS encoding MoaD/ThiS family protein: MAEVSHQASGIAVTVRYFAAAKAAAGIESETLVLPTGTTVADLVEELANRGTHLAAVLNRCSYLRDGIAVRDEASALSAGDTVDVLPPFAGG, from the coding sequence GTGGCTGAGGTTTCCCACCAGGCCTCGGGCATCGCGGTGACCGTCCGCTATTTCGCCGCCGCCAAAGCTGCGGCGGGTATCGAGTCGGAAACGCTGGTGTTGCCAACCGGTACGACCGTCGCGGATTTGGTTGAAGAGCTGGCCAATCGGGGTACTCACCTGGCAGCGGTCCTCAACCGATGTTCTTATCTGCGCGACGGAATTGCCGTGCGAGATGAGGCCTCGGCGTTATCCGCCGGCGACACGGTTGACGTACTCCCACCCTTCGCTGGCGGATAA
- the moaA gene encoding GTP 3',8-cyclase MoaA: MTLTALGLPTVPRQGAPADGPLLDSYGRVATDLRVSLTDRCNLRCNYCMPEEGLNWLPGHQLLQPNELARLLRIAVSRLGVTSVRFTGGEPLLARHLEEVIAAAAGLTPRPEISLTTNGVGLARRAAALAAAGLDRVNVSLDSVDPAHFAAITRRDRLDDVLAGLAAAKAAGLRPVKVNAVLDPGTGREDVVELLRYCLTHGYQLRVIEQMPLDAGHQWRPGAALSADDVLSALRPHFRLEPDPAPRGSAPAQLWLVDSGPDTPGGKVGIIASVSHAFCSTCDRTRLTADGQIRSCLFSSEETDLRGLLRGGADDDAIEAAWRAAMWAKPAGHGINEPGFIQPDRPMSAIGG, from the coding sequence ATGACGCTGACCGCGCTGGGCTTACCAACGGTGCCCCGGCAGGGTGCACCGGCGGACGGGCCTTTGCTGGACAGCTACGGCCGCGTTGCCACCGATCTGCGGGTCTCGCTCACCGACCGATGCAATCTGCGCTGCAACTACTGCATGCCCGAGGAGGGCCTGAACTGGCTGCCCGGCCACCAGTTGCTGCAGCCGAACGAGCTGGCCCGGCTGCTGCGCATCGCCGTGAGCCGGCTGGGAGTCACCAGCGTCCGGTTCACCGGCGGCGAACCGTTGCTGGCCCGGCATCTCGAAGAGGTGATCGCCGCGGCTGCCGGCCTGACCCCGCGCCCGGAGATCTCGCTGACCACCAATGGGGTGGGGCTGGCACGACGGGCGGCCGCGCTGGCCGCGGCCGGGCTGGATCGGGTCAATGTGTCGTTGGACAGTGTCGACCCTGCCCACTTCGCGGCGATCACCCGCCGGGACCGCCTTGACGACGTGCTGGCCGGCCTGGCCGCCGCAAAGGCGGCGGGACTGCGGCCGGTCAAGGTCAATGCGGTCCTGGATCCCGGCACCGGCCGCGAGGACGTCGTCGAACTGCTGCGTTATTGCCTGACGCACGGCTACCAGCTGCGTGTTATCGAGCAGATGCCGCTCGACGCCGGGCATCAATGGCGTCCCGGTGCCGCGTTGAGTGCCGACGACGTCCTATCGGCCCTGCGTCCGCACTTCCGTCTGGAACCCGACCCGGCGCCGCGCGGCTCGGCGCCTGCCCAGCTCTGGCTGGTCGACTCGGGACCGGACACCCCGGGCGGCAAGGTCGGGATCATCGCGTCGGTGTCGCACGCGTTCTGTTCCACCTGCGACCGCACCCGGCTGACGGCCGATGGCCAGATCCGCAGTTGCCTGTTCTCCAGCGAGGAGACCGACCTTCGCGGCCTCCTTCGCGGCGGCGCCGACGACGATGCCATCGAGGCGGCCTGGCGGGCCGCGATGTGGGCCAAGCCCGCCGGCCACGGGATCAATGAACCGGGGTTCATACAGCCGGACCGTCCGATGAGCGCCATCGGTGGCTGA
- a CDS encoding DNA repair helicase XPB translates to MTDGPLIVQSDKTVLLEVDHELAGAARAAIAPFAELERAPEHIHTYRITPLALWNARAAGHDAEQVVDALVSFSRYAVPQPLLVDIVDTMARYGRLQLVKHPAHGLTLVSFDRAVLEEVLRNKKIAPMLGTRIDDDTVAVHPSERGRVKQLLLKIGWPAEDLAGYVDGEAHAISLEPDGWELRDYQQLAADSFWAGGSGVVVLPCGAGKTLVGAAAMAKAQATTLILVTNIVAARQWKRELVARTSLTEDEIGEYSGERKEIRPVTISTYQMITRRTKGEYRHLELFDSRDWGLIIYDEVHLLPAPVFRMTADLQSKRRLGLTATLIREDGREGDVFSLIGPKRYDAPWKDIEAQGWIAPAECVEVRVTMTDNERMIYATAEPEERYKLCSTVHTKIAVVKSILKNHPGEQTLVIGAYLDQLDELGAELGAPVIQGSTKTREREDLFDQFRRGEIATLVVSKVANFSIDLPEASVAVQVSGTFGSRQEEAQRLGRLLRPKADGGGAIFYSVVARDSLDAEYAAHRQRFLAEQGYGYIIRDADDLLGPAI, encoded by the coding sequence ATGACAGACGGGCCGTTGATCGTGCAGTCCGACAAGACCGTGCTGCTCGAAGTCGATCACGAGTTGGCCGGGGCGGCGCGCGCCGCCATCGCGCCGTTCGCCGAGCTGGAGCGCGCGCCCGAACACATCCACACCTACCGCATCACGCCGTTGGCCCTGTGGAACGCGCGCGCCGCCGGGCACGACGCCGAGCAGGTGGTCGACGCGCTGGTCAGCTTCTCCCGCTACGCGGTGCCGCAACCCCTGCTGGTCGACATCGTCGACACCATGGCCCGCTACGGCCGCCTGCAACTGGTCAAGCACCCCGCGCACGGCCTGACACTGGTGAGCTTCGATCGCGCCGTTCTCGAAGAAGTGCTGCGCAACAAGAAGATTGCGCCGATGCTCGGCACCCGAATCGACGACGACACCGTCGCCGTCCATCCCAGCGAGCGCGGCCGGGTCAAGCAGCTGCTGCTCAAGATAGGCTGGCCGGCCGAGGATCTCGCCGGCTACGTGGACGGCGAAGCCCACGCGATCAGCCTCGAGCCTGACGGGTGGGAACTGCGCGACTACCAACAGCTTGCAGCCGACTCGTTCTGGGCCGGCGGCTCGGGCGTGGTGGTGCTGCCCTGCGGCGCCGGCAAGACGCTGGTCGGTGCGGCCGCGATGGCCAAAGCCCAAGCCACGACACTTATTCTGGTCACCAACATCGTGGCGGCCCGGCAGTGGAAGCGCGAGCTGGTGGCCCGGACTTCGCTCACCGAGGACGAGATCGGCGAATACTCCGGCGAGCGCAAGGAGATTCGGCCCGTCACCATCTCGACCTACCAGATGATCACGAGACGCACCAAGGGCGAGTACCGACACCTGGAGCTGTTCGACAGCCGCGACTGGGGTCTGATCATCTACGACGAGGTGCACCTGCTGCCGGCACCGGTGTTCCGGATGACCGCCGACCTGCAATCCAAGCGACGCCTGGGCCTCACCGCCACGCTGATCCGCGAGGACGGCCGCGAAGGTGACGTGTTCTCGCTCATCGGGCCGAAGCGGTACGACGCACCCTGGAAGGACATCGAGGCCCAGGGCTGGATCGCGCCGGCCGAGTGTGTCGAAGTCCGGGTCACCATGACCGACAACGAACGGATGATCTACGCCACGGCCGAACCCGAGGAGCGCTACAAGCTGTGCTCGACGGTGCACACCAAAATCGCTGTGGTGAAGTCGATTTTGAAGAATCACCCCGGCGAGCAGACCCTGGTGATCGGCGCCTACCTCGATCAACTCGACGAGCTGGGTGCCGAGCTGGGGGCCCCGGTGATCCAGGGGTCGACCAAGACCCGGGAACGCGAGGACCTGTTCGACCAGTTCCGGCGTGGCGAGATCGCGACCCTGGTGGTGTCCAAGGTGGCCAACTTTTCCATTGACCTGCCGGAAGCCTCTGTCGCAGTTCAGGTTTCGGGCACCTTCGGGTCGCGCCAGGAGGAAGCTCAACGCCTGGGCCGGTTGCTGCGACCCAAGGCAGACGGAGGCGGCGCCATCTTCTACTCGGTGGTGGCGCGCGACAGCCTCGACGCCGAATATGCCGCGCACCGGCAGCGCTTTCTGGCCGAGCAGGGCTACGGGTACATCATCCGTGACGCGGACGACCTGCTCGGCCCGGCCATTTAA
- a CDS encoding transglycosylase family protein, whose protein sequence is MTGRHRKPTTSSVSVAKIAFTGAVLGGGGIAMAGQAAAATDAEWDQVARCESGGNWAINTGNGFYGGVQFAAGTWASHGGGEYAPSAQLATKDQQIAIAERVLASQGRGAWPVCGTGLSGPSPHNPAPEAALWDRQPMDAPALNGEQIPDAPPPVEAPAPEVQMAGNDLALAPAPADLPPAPPAELPPAPADLPPAPADLPPAPAADLPPAPADLPPAPADLPPAPGDVPAPVVVDTGFQPAPAPADVPAPAPADVPAPAPGDVGNPPVEIHQVAEVGYHQQLWQAIVGQDIAGNDALDALVAGPVS, encoded by the coding sequence ATGACTGGACGTCACCGCAAGCCCACTACCTCCAGCGTCAGCGTCGCCAAGATCGCCTTCACCGGTGCGGTCCTCGGTGGCGGCGGCATCGCCATGGCCGGTCAGGCCGCGGCTGCCACCGACGCCGAATGGGACCAGGTAGCCCGTTGCGAATCTGGCGGCAACTGGGCGATCAACACCGGGAACGGGTTCTACGGCGGCGTGCAGTTCGCGGCCGGCACCTGGGCCTCGCACGGAGGCGGCGAGTACGCTCCTTCGGCCCAGCTGGCCACCAAGGACCAGCAGATCGCGATCGCGGAGCGCGTGCTGGCCTCTCAGGGCCGCGGCGCCTGGCCGGTGTGCGGCACCGGCCTGTCCGGCCCGTCGCCGCACAACCCGGCTCCCGAGGCGGCCCTCTGGGACCGCCAGCCGATGGACGCTCCCGCCCTCAACGGTGAGCAGATCCCCGACGCGCCGCCGCCGGTCGAGGCCCCCGCACCCGAGGTGCAGATGGCCGGCAACGACCTCGCGCTGGCGCCCGCCCCGGCCGACCTGCCGCCGGCTCCGCCGGCCGAGCTGCCCCCGGCCCCCGCTGACCTGCCGCCGGCTCCGGCCGACCTGCCGCCGGCGCCCGCGGCTGACCTGCCGCCCGCTCCTGCGGACCTGCCGCCCGCACCGGCCGACCTGCCCCCCGCTCCCGGCGACGTGCCGGCGCCCGTGGTGGTCGACACCGGCTTCCAGCCGGCTCCGGCGCCCGCCGATGTCCCGGCACCGGCTCCGGCCGATGTCCCGGCACCGGCTCCCGGCGACGTCGGAAACCCACCCGTGGAGATCCACCAGGTCGCAGAGGTCGGCTACCACCAGCAGTTGTGGCAGGCGATCGTCGGTCAGGACATCGCCGGCAACGACGCGCTCGACGCGCTCGTCGCAGGTCCCGTCAGCTGA
- a CDS encoding cold-shock protein, with product MPTGKVKWYDSEKGFGFLSQEDGEDVYVRSSALPAGVEGLKAGQKVEFGIASGRRGPQALSLKLIDPPPSLARASARPRREAPAEHKHSPDELHGMVEDMITLLESTVQPELRKGRYPDRKTARQISEVVKAVAREFEA from the coding sequence GTGCCGACCGGCAAAGTGAAGTGGTACGACTCCGAGAAGGGGTTCGGCTTCCTGTCGCAAGAGGATGGCGAGGACGTCTACGTCCGCTCCTCGGCGTTGCCCGCGGGTGTCGAGGGGCTCAAAGCGGGACAGAAGGTCGAGTTCGGCATCGCCTCCGGCCGCCGCGGACCGCAGGCACTGAGCCTGAAGCTGATCGACCCGCCGCCGAGCCTGGCCCGGGCTAGTGCCCGCCCGCGTCGGGAGGCCCCGGCCGAGCACAAGCACAGTCCCGACGAGTTGCACGGCATGGTCGAAGACATGATCACCCTGCTGGAAAGCACCGTGCAGCCGGAACTTCGCAAGGGTCGCTACCCGGATCGCAAGACCGCCCGCCAGATCTCCGAGGTGGTCAAGGCCGTCGCCCGGGAGTTCGAGGCTTAA
- a CDS encoding MogA/MoaB family molybdenum cofactor biosynthesis protein has translation MSRTARVIIASTRAAKGVYDDECGPIIAEWLEQRGFLPTQPRVVADGNDVGDALHDALEAEVDVIITSGGTGIAPTDTTPEQTVAVLDYMIPGLADAIRQSGLPKVPTSVLSRGVCGVAGKTLIVNLPGSPGGVRDGLGVLADVLIHALEQLAGGDHQR, from the coding sequence ATGAGCCGTACCGCGCGCGTCATCATCGCGTCAACTCGCGCCGCCAAGGGTGTGTATGACGACGAATGCGGACCCATCATCGCCGAGTGGCTGGAACAGCGAGGGTTCCTGCCGACCCAGCCCCGCGTGGTGGCCGACGGGAACGACGTAGGCGACGCGCTGCACGACGCGCTCGAGGCCGAAGTCGACGTGATCATCACCTCCGGCGGCACCGGCATCGCGCCGACCGACACCACCCCGGAGCAGACGGTGGCGGTGCTGGACTACATGATCCCCGGGTTGGCTGACGCGATTCGCCAGTCGGGATTGCCGAAGGTGCCGACGTCGGTGCTGTCGCGCGGCGTGTGCGGGGTGGCGGGCAAGACGCTGATCGTCAACCTGCCGGGATCGCCGGGTGGGGTGCGGGACGGCCTCGGGGTGCTCGCCGATGTGCTCATTCACGCTCTCGAGCAGCTTGCCGGCGGGGATCACCAGCGATGA
- a CDS encoding YccF domain-containing protein: MRLILNVIWLIFGGLWLALGYLLAALVCFLLIVTIPFGFAALRIASYALWPFGRTIVEKPGAGTGSLVGNVVWILLFGLWLAIGHVASAIAMAATIIGLPLALANLKLIPVSLVPLGKQIVPVDARVAA, from the coding sequence ATGCGCCTGATCCTGAACGTTATCTGGTTGATTTTCGGTGGCCTCTGGCTGGCCCTCGGCTATCTCCTGGCTGCGCTGGTGTGCTTCCTGCTGATCGTCACCATTCCGTTCGGCTTCGCCGCGCTGCGTATCGCGTCATATGCGCTGTGGCCCTTCGGCCGAACCATCGTCGAGAAGCCCGGCGCCGGGACGGGCTCCCTGGTCGGGAACGTCGTCTGGATTCTGCTGTTCGGGCTGTGGCTGGCGATCGGTCACGTGGCGAGCGCAATCGCCATGGCCGCCACCATCATCGGCCTTCCCCTGGCGCTGGCAAACCTGAAGCTGATCCCGGTGTCGCTGGTTCCGCTCGGTAAGCAGATCGTCCCGGTCGACGCGCGGGTGGCCGCATGA
- the moaC gene encoding cyclic pyranopterin monophosphate synthase MoaC, with translation MSGAGAFEERSATPGSALSHLDERGAAHMVDVTEKGTTRRTAVAAGVLRTSADVVALISAGGLPKGDALATARVAGILAAKRTSDLIPLCHQLALTKVDVDFTAGESDVEIRATVRSTDRTGVEMEALTAVSVAALTLYDMIKAVDPAARIDDIRVLSKEGGRSGSWTRA, from the coding sequence ATGTCGGGGGCTGGGGCCTTTGAAGAACGCTCTGCAACCCCCGGGTCGGCGCTGTCGCACCTGGATGAGCGCGGGGCCGCGCACATGGTCGACGTCACCGAAAAAGGGACCACGCGGCGCACCGCCGTCGCCGCCGGCGTGTTGCGCACCTCCGCGGATGTCGTGGCGCTGATTTCGGCCGGTGGCCTGCCCAAAGGCGACGCGTTGGCGACCGCGCGAGTGGCGGGCATCCTCGCCGCCAAGCGCACCAGCGACCTGATTCCGCTGTGCCATCAGCTCGCGCTCACGAAGGTCGATGTTGACTTCACCGCCGGGGAGTCAGATGTTGAGATCAGAGCGACGGTGCGCAGCACCGACCGAACGGGGGTGGAGATGGAAGCGTTGACCGCAGTCAGTGTGGCGGCCCTGACCCTTTACGACATGATCAAGGCGGTCGACCCGGCCGCCCGCATCGACGATATCCGGGTACTCAGCAAAGAAGGCGGTCGCAGCGGAAGTTGGACCCGAGCATGA
- a CDS encoding Zn-ribbon domain-containing OB-fold protein, with product MQKALAPEISTWPDENPQLIGSHCGSCEATTFPVQRYCPRCSGSEMTEVLLPRRGTLFAWTTQGFPPGAPYAGPAGKDFVPFGVGLVQLGDVIRVEGRLTENDPAKLQFGQEVELTMVPLNREDDGTEIMTFAFQPVATTGA from the coding sequence ATGCAGAAGGCGTTGGCCCCTGAAATCTCTACTTGGCCCGACGAGAACCCGCAGCTGATCGGCAGTCACTGCGGCAGTTGCGAAGCCACGACCTTCCCGGTGCAGCGGTACTGTCCGCGCTGCAGCGGCAGCGAGATGACCGAGGTGTTGCTGCCGCGCCGCGGCACGCTGTTCGCGTGGACCACCCAGGGATTTCCGCCCGGCGCCCCTTACGCCGGGCCGGCCGGAAAGGACTTCGTGCCGTTCGGGGTTGGCCTGGTCCAACTCGGTGACGTGATCCGGGTGGAAGGCCGCCTCACCGAGAACGATCCGGCCAAGCTGCAGTTCGGCCAGGAGGTCGAGCTCACCATGGTGCCGCTGAACCGGGAGGACGACGGCACCGAGATCATGACCTTCGCGTTCCAGCCGGTCGCAACAACAGGAGCATGA
- a CDS encoding helicase-associated domain-containing protein: protein MTEHTPDIPLGSWLADLPDERLILLLELRPDLAQPPPGSIAALAARAQARQSVKAATDDLDFLRLAVLDALLVLQADAEPVPVAKLAALIAELAPDADVTAALDDLKNRALVWGATAVRVAADAGSALPWHPGQVTLEDRTHTGEQIAALIAQADEAQRDVLEKLLEGSPMGRTRDAVPGAPMDRPVPQLLATGLLRRVDADTVILPRHVAQVLRGESPGPMQLTEPDPVVSTVRTADADAAAAGAVIDLLRQVDVLLENLSTAPVSELRSGGLGIRELKRLAKVTGIEEPRLGLILEIASSAGLIASGMPDPEPSHGDGPYWAPTATADRFNTLAAADRWYLLATTWLDLTCRPTLIGSRGPDGKPFGALSNSLFSTAAPLDRRLLLTLLAGLPAGAGADAKSASAALIWRRPRWARRLQPEPVADLLAEGHALGLIGRGAISTPGRALLDDEGPDVVVDAMTRALPKPIDHFLVQADLTVVVPGPLERDLADDLATVATVESAGAAMVYRVSEQSIRHALDVGKTRDWMQAFFADHSKTPVPQGLTYLIDDVARRHGQLRIGMASSFVRCEDPALLAQAVAAPATEGLQLRALAPTVAVSPATIAEVLAALRTAGFAPAAEDSTGAIVDVRTRGARVAAPPQRRAYRPVPRPSNETLNAVVGVLRKVTAAPFGNIRVDPAVSMSLLQRAAKDQDTVLIGYLDAAGVATQRVVSPIVVRGGQLVAFDSGSGRMRDFAIHRITSVMSADDG from the coding sequence ATGACCGAACACACCCCGGATATCCCGCTGGGGTCCTGGCTGGCCGACCTGCCCGACGAGCGGCTGATCCTGCTGTTGGAGCTGCGGCCGGACCTCGCCCAGCCGCCTCCCGGCAGCATCGCGGCGCTCGCCGCGCGCGCGCAGGCGCGTCAGTCGGTCAAGGCTGCCACCGACGACCTCGACTTCCTGCGGCTGGCTGTACTGGACGCCCTGCTGGTGCTGCAGGCCGACGCCGAACCCGTCCCGGTGGCCAAGTTGGCGGCTCTGATCGCCGAACTCGCTCCGGATGCAGACGTAACGGCCGCACTGGACGATCTCAAGAACCGTGCCCTGGTGTGGGGCGCTACGGCGGTCCGAGTGGCCGCCGATGCCGGAAGCGCCCTGCCGTGGCATCCCGGACAGGTCACCCTCGAGGACCGCACGCACACCGGTGAGCAGATCGCCGCGCTGATCGCCCAGGCCGACGAGGCACAACGCGACGTCCTGGAGAAGTTGCTCGAAGGGTCCCCGATGGGACGCACCCGCGACGCGGTGCCCGGCGCACCGATGGATCGGCCCGTTCCGCAACTGCTCGCAACGGGCCTGCTGCGACGTGTCGATGCCGACACGGTGATCCTGCCCCGGCACGTCGCGCAGGTGCTGCGCGGCGAGTCACCCGGTCCGATGCAACTCACCGAACCCGATCCGGTCGTGTCGACGGTCAGAACCGCCGACGCGGACGCCGCGGCCGCCGGCGCCGTCATCGACCTGCTGCGCCAGGTCGATGTGCTACTCGAAAACCTCAGTACCGCACCGGTTTCCGAACTGCGCAGCGGCGGCCTGGGGATTCGGGAACTCAAACGGCTGGCCAAGGTGACCGGGATCGAGGAGCCCCGGCTGGGCCTGATCCTGGAGATCGCCTCCTCGGCCGGCCTGATAGCCAGCGGCATGCCTGATCCCGAACCGTCGCACGGTGACGGACCCTACTGGGCGCCCACCGCGACGGCCGACCGGTTCAACACGCTGGCCGCCGCCGACCGTTGGTATCTGCTGGCCACCACCTGGCTGGACCTGACCTGCCGGCCGACCCTGATCGGCAGTCGCGGCCCGGACGGCAAACCGTTTGGCGCCCTGTCGAATTCGCTGTTCTCCACTGCCGCCCCACTGGACCGGCGGCTGCTGCTGACGCTGCTCGCCGGGTTACCCGCCGGCGCCGGCGCCGACGCGAAGTCGGCGTCAGCGGCGTTGATCTGGCGGCGCCCGCGCTGGGCCCGACGACTGCAGCCCGAGCCGGTCGCCGACCTCTTGGCCGAGGGCCACGCACTGGGGCTGATCGGACGCGGGGCGATCAGCACGCCGGGTCGCGCCCTGCTCGATGACGAGGGCCCAGACGTCGTCGTCGACGCGATGACCCGCGCACTGCCCAAACCGATCGATCACTTCCTGGTCCAAGCCGACCTGACGGTGGTGGTGCCGGGTCCGCTGGAGCGCGACCTGGCCGACGACCTGGCCACCGTCGCCACCGTCGAATCAGCCGGTGCGGCAATGGTTTACCGAGTAAGCGAACAGTCGATCCGGCACGCACTCGACGTCGGCAAGACCCGCGACTGGATGCAGGCGTTTTTCGCCGACCACTCCAAAACTCCGGTGCCGCAGGGCCTCACCTATCTCATCGACGACGTGGCCCGCCGGCACGGTCAGCTCCGTATCGGGATGGCCTCCTCGTTCGTGCGCTGTGAAGATCCCGCGCTGCTGGCGCAGGCGGTCGCGGCACCGGCCACCGAAGGACTTCAGTTGCGGGCGCTGGCCCCCACGGTGGCGGTGTCACCGGCGACCATTGCCGAAGTGCTCGCCGCACTGCGGACCGCGGGGTTCGCCCCGGCCGCTGAGGACTCCACCGGCGCGATCGTCGACGTGCGTACCCGCGGCGCCCGGGTGGCTGCGCCGCCGCAACGCCGGGCGTACCGGCCCGTCCCCCGTCCCAGCAATGAGACGCTGAACGCCGTCGTCGGGGTGCTGCGCAAGGTCACCGCGGCCCCGTTCGGCAACATCCGCGTCGATCCGGCGGTGTCGATGTCGCTGCTGCAGCGCGCCGCCAAGGACCAGGACACGGTGCTGATCGGTTACCTCGACGCCGCGGGTGTGGCAACCCAGCGGGTGGTGTCCCCGATCGTCGTCCGGGGCGGCCAGTTGGTGGCCTTCGACTCGGGGTCCGGGCGGATGCGGGACTTCGCCATCCACCGCATCACGTCGGTGATGTCGGCCGACGACGGATAA